In a single window of the Methanolobus psychrophilus R15 genome:
- a CDS encoding transposase — translation MLANTLELCRWTYNETLALRKNAWEFEQENIGYYESKKMLPGWKLIKPELKDVHSQVLQDVVKRVNLAFQAFFRRCKNGEDPGYPRFKGKNRYDSITYTQSGFELQDNKLWLSKIGAIKIKLHRPVTGDIKRLTIRKTSSGKWFVSFLVNTDVQETIPSTGHSVGVDVGIKSFLTLSNGQDIPNPRYFVSEEENLAKAQRKLSKAIKGSPEWRKALKVVGHIYERITNKRHDFVHKVSLVLVRAYDLIVFENLNIKGMIRNHYLAKHIADVSWNKLISITTYKAEWAGKRVELVNPRNTSQMCSGCGQIVRKELSERIHSCPFCSLILDRDQNAAINILRLGLQSVAQKA, via the coding sequence ATGCTTGCTAATACACTTGAGCTTTGCAGATGGACATATAATGAAACACTTGCCCTGAGGAAGAATGCGTGGGAGTTCGAGCAAGAGAATATCGGATACTATGAATCCAAGAAGATGCTTCCTGGATGGAAACTAATTAAACCTGAGCTCAAGGATGTACACTCTCAAGTATTACAGGACGTGGTCAAGCGAGTGAACCTTGCTTTTCAGGCATTTTTCAGACGATGTAAAAACGGAGAGGATCCAGGCTACCCCAGATTCAAGGGTAAGAACAGATACGACAGTATCACTTATACTCAGTCTGGTTTTGAACTGCAGGATAACAAACTCTGGTTGTCAAAGATAGGCGCGATCAAGATAAAATTGCACAGGCCAGTAACCGGAGATATCAAGAGACTTACCATCCGAAAGACTTCTTCCGGGAAATGGTTTGTATCTTTCCTTGTTAATACTGATGTTCAGGAAACAATACCTTCTACCGGTCATTCAGTTGGAGTGGATGTAGGCATAAAAAGTTTTCTTACATTATCAAATGGTCAGGATATCCCAAATCCCAGATACTTTGTTAGCGAAGAAGAGAACCTGGCAAAAGCACAAAGAAAACTATCAAAGGCTATCAAGGGTTCACCTGAATGGAGGAAAGCACTTAAGGTTGTAGGGCACATTTATGAACGAATAACCAATAAGCGACACGATTTTGTACACAAGGTGAGTCTGGTTCTTGTCAGAGCATATGACCTGATAGTCTTTGAGAACTTAAACATCAAGGGAATGATTAGAAACCATTACCTTGCAAAACACATTGCTGATGTTTCATGGAATAAGTTGATAAGTATCACTACTTACAAGGCAGAATGGGCCGGTAAGCGTGTAGAACTTGTCAATCCTAGAAATACATCTCAAATGTGTTCCGGTTGTGGTCAGATAGTCAGAAAAGAACTGTCAGAAAGAATACACAGTTGTCCTTTCTGCAGTCTTATCTTGGACAGAGACCAGAACGCGGCTATCAA
- a CDS encoding protease HtpX-like protein, producing the protein MYVLLGIPLLAIAPVAFYFGGFYIAAVALALAVLLSIAVYRYSPGLLLRWYKCKKMLPVKNIDIDSALFFLASKFSIPCPKAYTFASSVPIVFTVGSGRNFSVVLSEGALDILDEGEMKAVLTCEAAKIASGSVPLNTIVALVAGSVASLSTAAMWMSMLAGFGHEKDAAPRFARFLGMGLVSLPAALLVHLFSVNSTLRSDETAARIMADASYLEEALCRMNNYIRLHCIEDFNPGHVHMFLINPLRVNNMFDVYSSMFMIKPEFERRLRAIKKVIDAGNCQR; encoded by the coding sequence ATGTACGTCCTGCTTGGTATACCTTTACTGGCAATAGCCCCTGTTGCTTTCTATTTTGGCGGTTTCTATATAGCAGCTGTCGCTCTGGCACTGGCAGTGTTGCTCAGCATTGCTGTTTACCGTTATTCACCCGGATTACTGCTCAGGTGGTATAAATGCAAGAAGATGCTTCCTGTCAAAAATATTGATATAGACTCTGCGTTATTCTTCCTGGCATCAAAATTCTCTATACCATGCCCGAAAGCATATACGTTTGCATCTTCCGTGCCTATCGTATTCACAGTGGGAAGTGGCAGGAATTTCTCTGTAGTACTTTCAGAGGGTGCACTGGATATCCTGGATGAGGGTGAGATGAAGGCAGTGCTAACATGTGAGGCTGCAAAGATTGCAAGCGGATCTGTTCCATTGAATACAATTGTGGCCCTTGTTGCAGGGAGTGTCGCATCGCTGTCCACTGCGGCTATGTGGATGTCCATGCTTGCCGGCTTCGGCCATGAGAAAGATGCTGCTCCCCGTTTTGCCCGGTTCCTTGGCATGGGCCTTGTATCCCTGCCTGCCGCCTTGCTGGTACATCTGTTCAGTGTCAACTCCACCTTAAGATCGGATGAAACAGCAGCCAGAATTATGGCAGATGCAAGTTATCTGGAGGAGGCTCTGTGCAGGATGAATAATTATATCCGGCTGCATTGCATAGAGGACTTCAATCCGGGTCATGTCCACATGTTCCTAATTAATCCCCTAAGGGTCAATAACATGTTTGATGTCTATTCTTCAATGTTCATGATCAAACCCGAATTTGAGCGGCGCCTGAGGGCAATAAAAAAAGTAATTGATGCAGGTAACTGCCAAAGGTAA